In the genome of Cydia strobilella chromosome Z, ilCydStro3.1, whole genome shotgun sequence, one region contains:
- the LOC134754088 gene encoding uncharacterized protein LOC134754088 → MPTGSHPDDEIEKMYDNIDTILDAVQDNDNLIIMGDFNAVVGEGIEDNIVGKFGLGKRNKRGDRLVQFCKKNNLFISNTIFQQPKRRLYTCKMPGDIGRYQIDYILCKNKYRSQVQLCKTLPGADLNTDHNLLITTYNLEVRKNKRKRKPKIVDLIKLKDKNSDGKVQYSNKIGNKLEVYKNNIYNNEHDINIELRWNNIRDIIINTAEECLEKEKISPRKEWLTKEIIDLMIERRKYKNKTDSESLYNYRKLTNRITTMCRDAKEREIVNNCDKIEDFMRKGSMNQAYSIIRQLERNYKTKSTVILDETGNMLLDNKEVAERWKRRIIQRRRVK, encoded by the coding sequence ATGCCAACCGGGAGTCATCCTGATGATgaaattgaaaaaatgtacGATAACATAGACACAATATTGGATGCAGTGCAAGATAATGACAATTTGATAATTATGGGAGATTTCAATGCGGTAGTAGGAGAAGGAATAGAGGATAACATTGTAGGAAAATTTGGATTAGGCAAAAGGAACAAGAGGGGAGACCGATTAGTGCAAttttgtaagaaaaataatttatttattagtaatacAATATTCCAACAACCGAAACGTAGATTATATACATGTAAAATGCCAGGAGACATTGGCAGATATCAGATAgattacatattatgtaaaaacaaATATCGATCTCAAGTGCAATTATGTAAAACACTACCGGGAGCAGATTTAAATACCGACCATAATCTGCTGATAACGACATATAACTTAGAAGTAAGGAAGAATAAACGAAAAAGAAAACCAAAGATTGTGGATCTCATCAAACTTAAAGATAAGAACAGTGATGGCAAAGTGCAATATagtaataaaataggtaataaattaGAAGTATATAAAAACAACATATATAATAATGAACATGATATTAATATAGAATTAAGATGGAATAATATTCgtgacataattataaatactgCGGAAGAATGCTTAGAAAAAGAAAAGATTTCACCGAGGAAAGAATGGCTTACTAAGGAAATAATTGACTTAATGATAGAGagaagaaaatacaaaaataagacGGATAGTGAAAGCTTATATAATTATAGGAAACTTACAAATAGAATAACTACGATGTGCAGAGACGCAAAAGAGAGAGAAATAGTTAATAACTGTGATAAGATAGAAGACTTCATGAGAAAAGGTAGTATGAACCAAGCCTATAGTATTATACGACAATTAGAAAGAAACTACAAAACAAAGAGTACTG